Within Porites lutea chromosome 2, jaPorLute2.1, whole genome shotgun sequence, the genomic segment CCCAAGAGCTGGACAGAAAGGTGGAAAAAGCCAGAGTAACGATTTCAGAGACGTTATTACCAAGTGTATCAGGAACAAAGCTGGAAGTGGCTTTGGCAAACTATTGTGAGAACTGATTATGCTTTCTTTGTCCTTTCTTACATCCTTGGGTAATGCCATGTCAACTTATCTTAAAGATCACCGGATCTACTAGACCCCTCCCAGCTTAGTTGACCTAAATTCGAAATCAACCCAGGGAAATCCCAAGGATAATTTTCATgtgctagaaaaaaaatcaatccaGGCAATCAGTACACTAGAAAGAACTAGTTAAAGGACTTAAAATGACTCAAATGCTTTGGGATTTTTGACTAAACACAAAAAATACTGTCCTACTTGTACATTAGTACAAGGCTAAACTGACTGGATCAAGACATGGAATATACCTTTATTTCAACTTTGTTTTAAAGAGCAATAGTAACCAAAAAAGGCTCTGTTTTTTTCTACAAAGGAAACAGCCAAAAACCATTTTCCTCAAGTGAAAGCTACTTGACTTCTTACTACACAGTAGTTTTGCAGCTTTTCAGGGTTCAGttttataatataatataatcaTGCAAAGCTCCTTTATCTGCAAGAAGACTTAGCAGATGTAAGCAAGCAAGAATATGTCTCATCACTTTTTATACAGACTTCTTTCTGTCTGGAACAATGTGATACAAGTTCTGAAATATGGCTGTGGAAGTTAGAAAAAAGGAATAAGGTCAACTGGATGTACatagaaaatgttattttgtaACACTGTCACAGTTATTGGAAAATACAAATTGGTTGTACATAGAAAATTCATGTATTTATTGACAAAGAACTTTCACTTTCAGGTGTTGAtgtaagttttcaaaaaaaaagcaGGATATTTTGCAAAATTGTACATACACACAAGATGTAAAGTTCCATAATAAAGTTAACCTTAAGTAGTGTAAAGTAATACATAGTTTAATTATCTAAGGTGACTtagggcaggggggggggggggggtttccCTTCAGGTTCAGACTCATACCCATTTACCCCTTATTTATTATTGCAAAGGCACATGGAAAGACAAATTGATGCATGCAATGccgcttttttcttcttttcttccgtTTGATGCACTGCAAATTCACTACATCGTTCCCATTAAACACAGTGTGGATACAGAGAAACAACTGGGTATGACTCTGCTACAGGCTTTTTTTctccccaccccacctccctccACTTTTATGTCTGTTTTGAAGGCTTATTCAGCACCAGGTAATCGTACCAGTccaggggggtactccggatttcaagttaAAGGGaagatcgaatgggggcaaataTAGAAACCACccaaaatccctagggcttcaaacaaaaaaatccctggaccaaactatacccccccccccaaaaaaaaaaaaaaatcccatgccaaaTTCCCCAaccataaaaatttccagaggaACTACGCAGTTGGGATACGCGGGAACTATtacgaatcttcagattgttttgaataccccccAAAGTCCCTACTGAAATCAAGCTACCCTGAAAAATACTtaccaaaattttcctacccgAAAAATCCCGatattgaaaaatttcaaacccaaacaaattctttgatcatccctgtcacttgaaatccaaaGTATACCCCCTGGGCATAAGAGTATGAAAAGTGACTCAAGTGAGAAAATGCCGTGGTATATATCAGAAGCATATTACATGCTTCtgtatatatgttacaggtcaaatttgatttcaggttaaattgTTTTATTAGGTTGATTCTCATTTTCCTCTGTCTCTTAGGACGAGGAGACAAaggaattgagaatcaacctaggttaaatcaaattTAACCTAAAATCAAATCTGACCATTTTAATGCCAGTCTTATTTCTAAACAGTTGAACCTGGAACATGCCATAGAAGCAAAAATTTGGGTCTAGAAAAGGCTGTCATTTCCTAGGAAACTGTCCTgggttgggagggggggggatggtgttactcccttatataagccattaAGCCAGATAGGTAGGTGCTGctccaaagggtatggtttttgggcCTTGTTGGTCTAAAAACGGgctatacactttgcccattttggtctggaatcgggtatggtttttgtggGAACTATGGGAGCGTATGAACCTATTTATTGTCAGTGTCAaatccaaatgaataagaaagaaatagagATATACAAACACAAAAtgcatttgaagaaattttttgttCGCCCCCTAATCCAAGCAATGATGACataggtctgaaaatgggtagggattttagaggtcaggtctgaaaacagatgtggaaaatgacatttttgggtCAGAAATAGgatcaggatttggagaaccgggtgGCATACCCCcaccaaaataattttcctaGGAGTACCTGGGGAAACAGTTCCATGTAATGTCtataagaacaaataaaacagGTACTTTTCAGTGTTGCCTAGAGCACAGTGTACAACCCTGGGGTGCAAAAATCCTGCTGGACATGATCTGTAGAATACGAGTACAGTACATTATCAGCAGCTTATCAACCTAAAAAGGACACAAAGTATCTCCACCCTGGACCCCATGGGGTACTCCCTTAAAATAACTATAAAGTAAGTGTAACCAGACCTTGGTAATCCAGATCTCACATCATGGGTTATCCAGTTTACATTTAACACATTAGTAATATTTTTTCTGAGAAAGAGGGTTCATTTTGAAATGCAGGGGAACATCACAGCATTGGTAGCGCAATGAAAGATAGAAATCTAGGGGCACTTTCTATTTGATAAAACTGTCTGGTCAGACCTGTCTAGCTGTAAGGAGAATTCCATTATTTATCAGAACCATTCAGCCAGATCAGTCTACTCTTAAATGGTATACTTGGCAGTGGTGGGTTTTTATGGAAAATTTTGAGCctaacattttcaaaatgactgtTCTGTCagccagttttaacttttggCAAGCATCGTTGGACAGACAGGACCCTATTGCGCCAAAGCCTCCATCTATTATGTAAGGTCTAGGACAGCAGAATGGAATACAGCAGGATTTTTAAGATCAGTAAAGTATGAAGTGAAGAAAGATTTAATATACTTAGGAAATGAGGAGCAAGGAGCCTCTGCCTGGAAGATCAACTGTCATTTTGGattgtgcaaaatttgcaagGAAAGAAACTACACCCATGTCTAATGTGTAATGGCACTTTAATAGGAGTTGTCAACAGATGCCCTGGGGTGATTGACTTCTCGAATAAAGGGATTAGTCTATTTCTAAAACATCTAGCATTACATTTCCATGCCTGGATTTGTGCAAAATCAGCCGATGTTAAAGTTTGGTCGCAAATTTATTGTCTTTACACTCTGTTTGTGTTTGACAGCTTGTAGAAATGAGAGAGCCATTGCTGACCTGTCCTACAGTCTGTGCCACTTGAGCCCAATGGGTGTCTGTCTGAGCACTTGAAGACAAGACATTGTAGCCACCAAAGTCACTTTGTAATGTTTGAGTTTGAGAGTTGGCAAATACTGTGTCTCCAGATAGCTCACTAAAGTCAGACATGACAATCGAAGTCTGTGTGTGTATATCAACTAAATCATCAAGCGCTTTGTACACAAAATCACTTCCACTACTATCGAGACCAGGAGAGGTGAGTGGGTAGTCAGAGAACCATGTTTGGGTTTGAGACTCTGTAAGTTCAATATCTTGAACACAGAACAAATCATCAAGAAAGTGCTGCGTCTGAGTGCCCGAGTCAATAGAGTTAGCAGTGTCGATGCCCAACAACGAAATTAAAGTCTGTGTTTCATTGTCTTCCAGGGGAACCTGTTCTAAGCCACAAGTCTGGGTTTGGGTACTGTTTAAAGGTCTAAGCTCATCTGTGTTGGTGAGATTTGTTTGTGTTTGATTGTTCAAACATAAAGGATCAATGGTCAGTGTCTGCATAGAGTTCTCATTGGTAGAAACAAATGCAGACCTCTCCTGTGCTGCGACAAAAGTGGTAATAGGAGGAAGCTGTTCAACTTGGGTATCCTGTGGAAGGTTTGATGCATATTGAAAAGGCTGTCTTGCTGGGTGTCCTGTAATACACCCTAACTGTGCCAGGAAGCTATCATCAGTACCTACACCAAAATCACATTGATTTGCAAACATGGCCACTTGCGTTCCCACTGAAGCTTGGCTCAAGCCTAGTTGAAGATTGTCCGCACTGGTATTGAACTGAAACTGCTGATTATTAGTTGGTGGGGGTGTCTGTGTGAAGGTGTCGCACCCCTGCTCTGCATTTGGCCAACATCTGGGTGTTTGAGTATGCATGCTATGCATTCCCAGTGGTGTTTGTGTTTGCACAGACTTGGCAACTTTTCTTATAGAGTAACCTTCAGGGCCAGGTTTAGGAAGAATCAGACATGGTTTCATGCTCTGTTGGCCTGGTCTCCCTTTCTTTCCAGAATTCTTTTCCCTAGTTTGACTCACAGGGTCAGCTGTATTGACAACAACTAAAGCCACTGTTTTTGTAGCTGGAATTACTGGTTTTGTGctgga encodes:
- the LOC140928296 gene encoding uncharacterized protein — encoded protein: MATTVEEICPSEETLTQRESEASIQCPTPGCSRVFHNRPCLRMHLVKTHGVAANDEERGRYIRGQKTTVKKHYYCPVKHCVRGQGTKRPFPRMSQLKQHYMTVHTEKKNICSKCGKGFGLLDACRRHELKCGQLFNCSCGCPYTTLEALLTHARRQMHKVPECYQTKKESTKPVIPATKTVALVVVNTADPVSQTREKNSGKKGRPGQQSMKPCLILPKPGPEGYSIRKVAKSVQTQTPLGMHSMHTQTPRCWPNAEQGCDTFTQTPPPTNNQQFQFNTSADNLQLGLSQASVGTQVAMFANQCDFGVGTDDSFLAQLGCITGHPARQPFQYASNLPQDTQVEQLPPITTFVAAQERSAFVSTNENSMQTLTIDPLCLNNQTQTNLTNTDELRPLNSTQTQTCGLEQVPLEDNETQTLISLLGIDTANSIDSGTQTQHFLDDLFCVQDIELTESQTQTWFSDYPLTSPGLDSSGSDFVYKALDDLVDIHTQTSIVMSDFSELSGDTVFANSQTQTLQSDFGGYNVLSSSAQTDTHWAQVAQTVGQVSNGSLISTSCQTQTECKDNKFATKL